In the Vibrio gigantis genome, one interval contains:
- the cpaB gene encoding Flp pilus assembly protein CpaB → MNKSQVFLLFLLSVVFGLAAVFFAKQWMDDQVQPTVEVETVERHPVVVASQEIEAGTIIEDQFLTTKLMEVDWINENNYSDVSELVGKVVANTVYAGEVLHKMRFTAPGEGSTLAALIPENKRAVTIRVDDVIGVAGFLLPGNKVDILNTVSYGKNSASTRTVLKDIKVLAVDQTAKTKENSPIIVRAVTLEVSPKDAEKLLTAKSKGSIQLTLRNPHEVEEKVVRRYVPRPSVTIIKGTQASSVRVKD, encoded by the coding sequence ATGAATAAGAGTCAAGTTTTCCTACTGTTTTTACTGTCCGTAGTATTTGGCTTAGCGGCCGTATTTTTTGCTAAGCAGTGGATGGATGATCAAGTTCAACCAACAGTTGAAGTCGAGACTGTGGAGCGTCATCCGGTAGTGGTGGCATCACAAGAAATTGAAGCTGGAACCATCATTGAAGACCAGTTCTTAACCACCAAACTTATGGAAGTTGATTGGATTAATGAAAATAACTATTCCGATGTATCTGAACTGGTTGGCAAAGTGGTTGCTAACACTGTCTATGCCGGAGAAGTGCTTCATAAAATGCGCTTTACCGCCCCTGGAGAGGGCTCAACGTTAGCGGCGTTAATTCCTGAAAATAAGCGTGCGGTAACTATACGTGTTGATGATGTCATTGGTGTAGCGGGTTTCTTATTACCGGGTAATAAAGTAGATATCCTTAATACCGTTTCTTATGGAAAGAATTCAGCTTCAACTCGGACTGTACTCAAAGACATTAAAGTACTGGCGGTCGACCAAACCGCAAAAACGAAAGAAAACAGCCCTATTATTGTGCGTGCTGTAACGTTAGAAGTATCCCCTAAAGATGCTGAGAAGTTACTGACAGCAAAGAGTAAAGGCAGTATTCAGCTTACATTGAGAAACCCTCATGAAGTTGAGGAGAAAGTTGTTCGTCGATACGTACCTAGACCGAGTGTAACAATTATCAAAGGTACTCAAGCATCCAGCGTTCGCGTCAAGGATTGA
- a CDS encoding P-loop NTPase family protein, protein MDIIGRTAPTTLKPQISAPIVPTSLDMLGVPEVVIENLVLKHLSAYPKSDVLELSNYLCVVTHIVESALAVLRKKSLIEVFQPTSDLSLSSVSHSHVRYSLSEKGLEEADLAFKRDAYLGPAPVSLTQYSEVVKQQDLRAELVTRPHVEAALSDVYGVDKMISVLGPAINSGRALLLYGHAGTGKTFVASRIVNALHTSVFIPYAVYALGNIIKVFSAQHHKPLDNNGSDQSISLKDQYDKRWLNCERPNIQVGGELTMDMLEVNHSENSRVWLAPVQMMANNGIFIIDDLGRQPMPVDALLNRWIVPMEYSFDYLSLPNGQQITMPFVLTLAFSTNLNPKKISDPAFLRRLGYKIEFKPLNQRDYEALWMSVAADREVELQDGFFERLSQMHTLLKVPLFPCLPKDLVGISKDILSFEQLPPVITFDILSMAWEVYFTSDGHEEENNE, encoded by the coding sequence ATGGATATTATAGGGCGAACAGCTCCAACAACTTTGAAACCTCAAATTTCGGCTCCAATCGTTCCTACATCTCTTGATATGTTGGGTGTTCCTGAAGTTGTTATTGAAAACCTCGTACTTAAGCACTTGTCGGCTTATCCTAAATCGGATGTTTTAGAACTCTCTAACTATTTATGTGTTGTTACCCATATTGTGGAAAGTGCTCTGGCCGTTTTAAGGAAAAAGTCGTTAATTGAGGTATTTCAACCTACCTCAGATCTTTCTCTCTCATCAGTGTCCCATAGTCATGTCCGTTACTCCCTTTCTGAGAAAGGACTTGAAGAAGCTGATCTTGCTTTTAAACGTGATGCTTATTTAGGTCCTGCACCTGTTTCACTTACTCAATATAGTGAGGTGGTAAAACAACAAGACTTGAGAGCGGAGCTAGTAACTCGACCACATGTCGAAGCGGCACTGAGTGATGTATATGGTGTCGATAAAATGATTTCAGTGTTGGGGCCTGCAATCAATTCGGGACGTGCTTTATTGCTATATGGGCATGCCGGGACGGGTAAAACATTCGTCGCGAGCCGTATTGTGAATGCTCTGCACACCTCTGTATTTATTCCTTATGCAGTCTATGCACTAGGTAACATTATCAAGGTGTTCTCGGCACAACATCATAAACCGTTGGACAATAACGGCAGCGATCAAAGTATTTCCCTCAAAGACCAGTACGACAAGCGATGGCTTAATTGTGAAAGGCCAAATATCCAGGTAGGGGGAGAATTGACCATGGATATGCTTGAAGTCAATCATTCAGAAAATAGTCGAGTCTGGTTAGCACCGGTACAGATGATGGCAAACAACGGGATCTTTATCATTGATGACCTTGGTCGTCAGCCCATGCCTGTGGATGCGCTTCTTAATCGTTGGATTGTACCGATGGAGTACTCATTCGACTATTTGTCGCTGCCTAATGGTCAGCAGATAACGATGCCATTTGTATTAACGCTTGCCTTCTCTACCAATCTAAATCCTAAGAAAATAAGCGACCCTGCATTTTTACGTCGCTTAGGGTACAAAATTGAATTCAAGCCACTTAACCAGCGAGACTATGAAGCTTTATGGATGAGCGTCGCTGCTGATAGAGAAGTAGAGCTTCAAGACGGCTTCTTTGAGCGTTTGTCTCAAATGCACACGCTGCTTAAGGTGCCACTTTTCCCATGTTTACCGAAAGATCTCGTTGGTATAAGCAAAGATATTCTTTCGTTTGAGCAGCTACCACCTGTTATCACATTCGATATTCTTTCCATGGCATGGGAAGTTTATTTTACCTCTGATGGACACGAGGAAGAGAATAATGAATAA
- a CDS encoding A24 family peptidase: MINEPSVFWALLIAVSVYDVEKHRIPNKILILFLFVYFLSMFNSNYKFDVFLMSLVGFVVFFCFGLLLYFVRAMSAGDVKLLGIVGMYLGWGQLLDASYFILLSSGVIGTFYLLYNFSNSNSLTIKGYFQNKLIVFGGVAPVLDESVSLHARYSNKVTMPFAPSVVVGLAMYSYFT; this comes from the coding sequence ATGATTAATGAGCCTTCAGTTTTTTGGGCATTGCTAATTGCAGTTTCGGTATACGATGTTGAGAAGCATCGTATACCAAACAAAATATTGATACTGTTTTTGTTTGTGTACTTTTTATCAATGTTTAACAGCAATTACAAATTTGATGTTTTTTTAATGTCCTTAGTTGGATTCGTAGTGTTTTTTTGTTTTGGATTACTCTTATATTTTGTAAGAGCTATGTCTGCAGGAGATGTAAAGCTATTAGGCATAGTAGGAATGTATCTTGGGTGGGGTCAATTACTTGATGCTTCATACTTTATATTACTTTCTTCTGGGGTTATTGGGACTTTCTACCTACTATATAACTTTTCCAACTCGAACAGTCTTACTATCAAAGGCTATTTTCAAAATAAGCTAATTGTGTTCGGTGGAGTAGCACCGGTTTTAGATGAAAGTGTTAGTTTGCACGCTAGATACTCAAATAAAGTGACGATGCCTTTTGCACCCTCTGTTGTTGTGGGATTAGCGATGTATAGCTACTTTACTTAA
- a CDS encoding helix-turn-helix domain-containing protein: protein MRVVTPLLSDKDSKFNAVIINKISHYFPIENFGQDISIISNLNVRLVFFILNKPDKLQLLTMALSICKNLNKRIVIICSDTLPNIVRNHKNIFFIIETSSKHLTSTFEELKAKTQHIFEPHFDLDRDTNNNNQLPAKLFTSEVVNFVMDNINKEIKETEIAEKCHCSTTYFSKKFHLHFGVSFRDFVCDKRILLAKKLIEADTDLKIAVISYQCGYKDVSYFSRIFKKRTGVTPASYRRACTDNRKR from the coding sequence ATGAGAGTAGTAACACCTTTATTATCAGATAAGGACAGTAAGTTTAACGCTGTTATTATCAATAAAATTAGCCACTACTTTCCTATTGAAAACTTTGGACAAGATATATCTATAATCAGTAACTTAAATGTAAGGCTAGTGTTTTTTATATTGAATAAGCCAGATAAACTTCAACTACTTACAATGGCATTATCTATTTGCAAAAACCTAAATAAAAGAATAGTAATTATTTGCTCAGACACGCTACCTAATATCGTTCGAAATCATAAGAATATATTTTTTATTATCGAAACAAGCAGTAAACATCTGACCAGTACATTCGAAGAACTCAAGGCTAAAACGCAGCATATCTTCGAGCCTCACTTTGATCTCGACCGAGATACGAATAACAACAACCAACTGCCTGCCAAGTTGTTTACTTCAGAAGTCGTTAACTTTGTCATGGATAACATCAACAAGGAGATTAAAGAAACTGAAATCGCAGAGAAATGCCATTGCTCAACAACCTACTTTTCTAAGAAGTTTCACCTACACTTTGGAGTAAGCTTTAGAGACTTTGTGTGCGATAAACGAATCCTGTTAGCCAAAAAGTTAATCGAAGCCGACACCGACTTAAAAATAGCTGTAATTTCTTATCAATGTGGATACAAGGATGTGTCGTATTTTTCAAGAATTTTTAAGAAAAGGACTGGCGTAACCCCCGCAAGCTATAGACGAGCCTGCACAGATAACAGAAAACGCTAA
- a CDS encoding DUF1127 domain-containing protein, which produces MNTITATSNTHHSFLSLLSGKKFYSKLGLYFQNRRTRKQLSELPDYLLRDVGITSEQVEKELKKSFWE; this is translated from the coding sequence ATGAACACGATAACCGCGACATCAAATACTCATCATTCATTCTTATCATTGTTATCAGGTAAGAAATTCTATTCTAAATTAGGCCTGTATTTTCAAAATCGTAGAACTAGAAAGCAACTGTCTGAGCTACCCGATTATTTATTGAGAGATGTCGGGATTACTTCGGAGCAGGTGGAGAAAGAGCTGAAGAAGTCATTTTGGGAGTGA
- a CDS encoding TadE/TadG family type IV pilus assembly protein, translated as MTLSNKHQRGFAAVEMVIATPVLLFFLGLVIELGNVLIHYNVISKSVQNGARYAVSEVYDTKGGTIAPTLEIQNVVVYGQSSVGTAVLSTLTTSDVTVTPPSIDSYVRVSVTYDYVPLFLSIPLSATSFSIPLSVTSVMRVL; from the coding sequence ATGACACTATCTAATAAACATCAACGTGGTTTTGCTGCTGTAGAGATGGTCATTGCGACCCCCGTGTTACTGTTTTTTTTGGGTTTGGTGATCGAGCTTGGCAATGTTCTGATTCACTACAATGTTATCTCTAAATCTGTACAAAATGGCGCACGATATGCTGTTAGTGAGGTTTACGATACCAAAGGTGGCACTATTGCACCAACGTTGGAGATTCAAAATGTGGTGGTTTACGGTCAGAGCAGCGTGGGGACGGCAGTACTATCTACATTGACGACATCAGATGTAACGGTAACACCACCCTCTATTGACAGCTATGTACGAGTCAGCGTGACGTATGACTATGTGCCGTTGTTTTTGTCTATTCCTTTATCCGCCACCAGTTTTTCTATTCCATTAAGTGTGACTTCAGTGATGAGGGTACTGTGA
- a CDS encoding TadE/TadG family type IV pilus assembly protein — MKRLKRRNKGLAIIEFTLVSSLIFLLLFLILALGAYIFSLQMVSEATRKAARLATVCYVLDRDNIATMVVNDIPLLGFTNANLEVAYLDASGGEITSDFEANFGDIKFVRARATGYGIQLISNLSFLGNSGFLAAPAFETILPAESLGVVRPETDTGTNIWNRCP, encoded by the coding sequence ATGAAAAGGCTTAAAAGACGAAACAAAGGGCTTGCCATTATTGAGTTCACTTTGGTCTCATCATTAATTTTTTTACTGCTCTTCCTCATTTTAGCGTTGGGTGCCTATATATTTTCGTTGCAAATGGTCAGTGAAGCGACTAGGAAAGCGGCTAGATTGGCCACGGTATGCTATGTCCTTGATAGAGATAATATTGCCACAATGGTGGTAAATGATATTCCTCTTCTTGGGTTTACTAATGCGAACTTAGAAGTGGCTTACTTAGACGCGAGCGGAGGAGAGATAACTTCTGATTTTGAAGCGAACTTTGGTGATATTAAGTTTGTGCGTGCTAGGGCTACGGGTTATGGCATTCAGTTAATCAGTAACCTAAGCTTTTTAGGAAATAGTGGATTTCTAGCCGCCCCTGCGTTTGAAACAATATTACCGGCTGAAAGCTTAGGGGTGGTGAGGCCTGAAACTGATACTGGCACTAACATATGGAATCGGTGCCCATAA
- a CDS encoding AMP-binding protein codes for MIQPNEFSQEQATALPTPNDMILKWAEERPDEVYLKQIINRQFVEFTYKEVADKALKLASALEKLGAQPGDRVALVSKNCAEWFICDLAMMLGDFVSVPIFPTAGADTIQYCIEHSESKIVIAGKLDDPKATQKVLDDNPSLVSISLPYDSAAKCQHTFEQLIDTHEPSTKRPQHHDDKLMSLVYTSGTSGLPKGAMLTYGSFTWSVQRLIDHIGIQPGDRLFSYLPLAHITERVYIFGSSIMGGVVTAFPESLDTFIDDVKMHRPTLFISVPRLWTLFQQRIQDKLPQKKLNFLLKIPFINNIIKKKLADGLGLDQARVLGCGSAPVSPALLAWYESVGLHITEAWGMTESFAYSTLNYPFRADKIGTVGNAGPGIELKIAEDEEILVRGKGLFSGYYKNDIATQESFNSEGWLHTGDIGDIDSEGYLTIRGRKKDTFKTAKGKFVAPVPIENKLFEYSRVEMMCLIGLGLPGPILLVVPHDFPNFDRARYEKTTKRVIEKMNEQLASHEKIKGVLMIKEPWSIENGVLTPTLKIKRHILEQKYHEVGHNWPKDKLVVWEE; via the coding sequence ATGATTCAGCCTAACGAGTTTAGCCAAGAACAAGCAACAGCTCTCCCTACACCCAATGACATGATTTTAAAATGGGCAGAAGAACGCCCAGATGAAGTCTATTTGAAGCAGATTATTAACCGCCAATTTGTCGAATTTACTTATAAAGAAGTAGCTGACAAAGCACTGAAACTGGCGTCAGCATTAGAAAAACTCGGAGCCCAGCCTGGTGATCGAGTTGCTCTCGTATCAAAAAACTGTGCAGAGTGGTTCATCTGTGATCTTGCCATGATGTTAGGAGATTTTGTCAGCGTCCCAATCTTTCCAACCGCTGGTGCAGATACCATTCAGTACTGTATTGAACACAGTGAAAGTAAAATTGTGATTGCAGGTAAGCTTGACGATCCTAAAGCCACCCAAAAAGTACTGGATGACAATCCGAGCTTAGTGAGCATTTCACTGCCATACGACAGCGCAGCGAAATGCCAACACACCTTCGAACAACTCATCGATACACATGAACCATCAACTAAGCGCCCTCAGCATCACGACGATAAGCTGATGTCACTTGTTTATACTTCGGGTACATCTGGGCTACCAAAAGGCGCAATGCTCACATACGGCTCGTTTACTTGGTCAGTTCAAAGGTTGATCGACCATATTGGAATCCAACCCGGCGATCGCCTGTTTTCTTACCTACCACTTGCTCATATTACAGAACGCGTTTACATCTTTGGTTCTTCAATTATGGGCGGTGTGGTCACCGCTTTCCCTGAGTCTTTAGACACGTTTATTGATGATGTGAAAATGCATCGCCCAACTCTGTTTATTTCAGTTCCTCGTTTATGGACGCTGTTCCAGCAGCGAATCCAAGATAAGTTACCGCAGAAAAAGCTCAACTTCTTACTTAAAATTCCGTTCATCAACAACATCATTAAGAAGAAACTTGCTGATGGTTTAGGGTTAGATCAAGCCCGCGTTCTTGGGTGTGGTTCAGCACCAGTATCACCCGCTCTACTTGCATGGTATGAAAGCGTTGGTTTACATATTACCGAAGCTTGGGGAATGACAGAGTCTTTCGCCTACAGCACACTTAACTACCCATTCAGAGCAGATAAAATTGGTACTGTTGGTAATGCAGGTCCGGGGATCGAACTCAAGATAGCGGAAGACGAAGAAATACTTGTTCGAGGCAAAGGGTTGTTCTCTGGTTACTACAAAAATGATATTGCGACTCAAGAGTCTTTTAACTCCGAAGGTTGGCTCCATACAGGAGACATCGGTGATATCGACAGCGAAGGCTACCTAACGATCCGTGGACGTAAGAAGGATACCTTCAAAACCGCGAAAGGTAAGTTTGTTGCTCCTGTACCTATCGAGAACAAACTCTTTGAATACAGTCGCGTAGAAATGATGTGTTTGATCGGTTTAGGCTTACCTGGTCCTATTTTGCTTGTCGTTCCACACGACTTCCCTAACTTTGATCGAGCCCGTTATGAGAAAACCACCAAGCGTGTTATCGAAAAAATGAACGAACAACTCGCCTCACATGAGAAGATCAAAGGTGTATTGATGATTAAGGAACCGTGGAGTATTGAGAATGGCGTGTTAACTCCTACTCTTAAGATCAAACGACATATCCTTGAGCAGAAGTACCACGAAGTCGGTCATAACTGGCCGAAAGATAAATTGGTAGTTTGGGAAGAATAA
- a CDS encoding AAA family ATPase, whose translation MGEAIKITPNESDKGMPRLKTNLKVWLIYSSEGFLSHMSHELKKCRNVHVTSFSLAAMSEEYLKSTDVPELIFVEANGNWAQKMVELQGYDLSLEDMDLSLVVLGDESDNGSLKIALRLGASDFLSHNVTITDLLPLLKKTASEKLENSNYGEFILFLNTKGGMGATTLALNTAIEMASQHPNEVLLLDIDLQFGVIPDYLNIVPTYSVSDAINSSNDLDEISLGSLVNKHESGLHVLSFKHENNADDFEQAQKIGRLLPILRRFYPYVIIDLSRGLDHVFASAISPATKVLLVVQQSLVSVKNTSRLIKSLKFEYGLQSDSIEVVLNRYEKRHSIKLKDIEQAVGNHNIHLMPNDFKVALESANLGQPLVQSRKKSSITRSIIDLSHVIAPPEHEEKGWLKKLFS comes from the coding sequence ATGGGGGAAGCGATTAAAATAACGCCTAATGAAAGTGATAAGGGTATGCCGCGTTTAAAAACAAATCTAAAGGTTTGGCTGATCTATAGCTCAGAAGGTTTTCTTTCACATATGAGTCATGAGTTAAAGAAATGCCGAAATGTGCACGTGACGTCATTTTCTCTCGCAGCCATGAGCGAGGAGTACCTAAAAAGTACGGACGTTCCTGAGCTTATCTTTGTTGAAGCTAATGGGAACTGGGCTCAAAAAATGGTTGAACTCCAGGGATATGATTTATCGCTAGAGGATATGGATTTATCTTTAGTTGTGCTTGGAGATGAAAGTGATAACGGGTCATTAAAAATCGCGCTTCGCTTAGGAGCTTCAGACTTCTTGTCTCACAATGTCACTATCACTGACTTACTCCCTCTACTTAAGAAAACGGCTTCCGAAAAACTTGAGAACTCGAATTATGGTGAGTTTATTTTGTTTTTGAATACCAAAGGAGGGATGGGGGCAACGACCTTGGCGTTGAATACTGCCATAGAGATGGCCAGTCAACATCCTAACGAAGTACTTTTACTTGATATCGACCTTCAGTTTGGTGTGATTCCAGACTACTTGAACATAGTACCTACTTATAGCGTTTCTGATGCAATCAATAGTTCGAATGACCTTGATGAAATATCTTTGGGATCTTTAGTAAATAAACACGAATCTGGTCTCCATGTTCTAAGCTTTAAACATGAAAACAACGCTGATGATTTTGAACAAGCGCAGAAAATTGGTAGGTTGCTTCCGATATTACGTCGCTTTTACCCATACGTGATTATTGACCTCTCTAGGGGATTAGACCATGTATTTGCATCTGCGATATCACCAGCAACCAAAGTGCTTTTGGTTGTACAACAGAGCTTAGTGTCAGTCAAAAACACAAGTCGATTAATTAAGTCTTTAAAATTCGAGTATGGCTTACAAAGTGACTCAATAGAGGTCGTGCTTAACCGTTATGAAAAGCGCCATTCGATTAAACTAAAAGATATTGAGCAGGCGGTAGGTAATCACAATATACACCTTATGCCTAATGATTTTAAAGTTGCACTAGAGAGTGCCAACTTGGGGCAGCCGTTAGTTCAGTCGAGAAAGAAAAGCTCTATTACTCGCTCTATTATCGATTTATCTCATGTTATTGCGCCTCCAGAGCATGAAGAAAAAGGGTGGCTGAAAAAGTTGTTTTCGTAA
- a CDS encoding TadE/TadG family type IV pilus assembly protein, translating into MLYRVSQSPKKQQGLVAVMITAALLVFLAVSALAVDINHMVVNKTRLQNAVDSAALAAATILDNSKDKDAVDAEVGTALNAMAASTGNQEIDFSTASISIDYSNDPQDFTGSATFGANDDIYVRVRVDALEMDEFFIHLFGLEKVVSASAVAGPSSGLAYNNIVPIGVCIGDGTSDNDIDPEDGYHDVTGEEITSVFGYEVGTVHALKVGDSSLSEMGNGNYHLLDFGSGGKTIKEGLGGSYDQPVKIGEDVTTKPGGTVGPTGDGLNTRFGDYGGGLSASDYPSDYVTTEPTNEITIDANTGEITFDDSYDYAQYKLDTNACIASGGSGCASNGVAWRRILPIPMVDCSGKSGGSTDFTVNKIGCFFLLQKAPTSNAGTPAVFGEFIHSCSVTGGSGSNQSTTEGAYRIVLYKDPDSGES; encoded by the coding sequence ATGTTGTATCGAGTATCACAAAGCCCGAAAAAACAGCAAGGCTTAGTCGCAGTCATGATTACTGCTGCTTTGTTAGTTTTCTTAGCTGTCTCAGCGTTAGCTGTAGACATAAACCATATGGTTGTTAATAAAACACGCTTACAAAATGCAGTAGATTCTGCTGCGTTGGCTGCAGCCACTATTTTAGATAACAGTAAAGATAAAGATGCTGTCGACGCAGAAGTCGGTACGGCACTCAATGCTATGGCGGCCTCGACTGGGAATCAAGAAATTGATTTCTCTACCGCTTCTATAAGTATTGATTATTCGAATGATCCGCAGGACTTTACTGGTAGCGCCACTTTCGGTGCAAATGATGATATTTATGTGCGTGTTCGCGTGGATGCATTAGAGATGGATGAATTTTTCATCCACCTATTTGGTCTTGAAAAAGTGGTATCGGCAAGTGCTGTTGCTGGCCCGAGTTCAGGTCTGGCCTATAACAATATTGTTCCCATTGGGGTGTGTATTGGTGATGGCACTTCAGATAACGATATTGATCCAGAAGATGGCTACCATGACGTTACGGGTGAAGAGATAACCAGTGTGTTTGGTTATGAGGTAGGGACTGTTCATGCTTTGAAGGTAGGCGATAGTAGCTTATCTGAAATGGGCAATGGTAATTATCACTTATTGGATTTCGGCTCCGGTGGTAAAACAATTAAAGAAGGCTTAGGGGGGAGTTATGATCAGCCAGTTAAAATTGGCGAAGATGTAACAACCAAACCTGGTGGTACGGTTGGCCCTACAGGCGATGGTTTGAATACTCGTTTCGGTGATTATGGTGGTGGATTATCGGCGTCTGATTACCCTTCAGATTATGTGACCACGGAACCTACCAATGAAATTACGATTGATGCTAATACCGGAGAGATCACTTTCGATGATAGCTACGATTACGCTCAATATAAGTTAGATACCAATGCCTGTATAGCAAGTGGCGGTTCTGGGTGCGCATCTAATGGTGTTGCTTGGCGTCGTATTTTACCTATACCTATGGTGGACTGCTCGGGTAAAAGTGGCGGTTCTACCGACTTTACAGTGAATAAAATTGGCTGCTTTTTCTTGCTGCAAAAAGCACCTACCAGTAACGCAGGTACACCAGCCGTTTTTGGTGAGTTTATACATTCTTGCAGTGTCACTGGTGGCTCTGGTAGTAATCAGTCGACAACCGAAGGGGCTTACAGGATTGTTTTGTATAAGGATCCTGATAGCGGGGAGTCGTAA
- a CDS encoding Flp family type IVb pilin, translating to MDKFLNNCKEFMKDEEGLTVIEYVIGAALLVLGMTTVFSGLGNTLAAKLNTIVGGL from the coding sequence ATGGATAAGTTTTTGAATAATTGTAAAGAATTCATGAAAGATGAAGAAGGGTTGACTGTAATCGAGTATGTAATCGGTGCAGCATTATTAGTATTAGGTATGACAACTGTATTTTCTGGTTTAGGGAATACTCTGGCAGCCAAACTGAATACGATCGTTGGTGGTTTATGA
- a CDS encoding type II and III secretion system protein family protein, protein MKTIITCILSLVCFSTLSFAALQTGKTVTVPHHKSTHVVLSGKASKVSLGDPDVLDIVMLKSNELFLIGNKLGATNLMAWDSRGQLIESINIEVTHDLNSLKAKLYEFLPDETIEVHSAQNRLLLSGQVSNQQQMNVAMRIAETYSSGKTVDKSNASGSEQATETGVINLMSIGGAQQVMLEVTVAEVQRSLVRKFDANFHFFQTSGSNFSWGASSVPAGVLGATPIFEIPTSTDYGILGSFIDSNTLFTFALDVAKQNGVAKVLAEPNLTALSGSKAEFLAGGEFPIPVPDEDGITIEYKEYGVGLKFIPTVLSDKKINLNLAVDVSEIANSSSLTIDPGTTNATYFIPPITRRSASSTLELADGQTIGIAGLLSENVRDISNKMPGIGDVPILGQLFNSQEYVSGETELVILVTPRLAKPIDRSKVTLPTDAFVDPNDLEYYLLGRSAYIAEPSESGSEQSQASQDIPPTDGGSEGSFGHDL, encoded by the coding sequence ATGAAAACAATAATAACGTGTATTTTGAGCCTAGTTTGTTTTTCTACGCTGAGCTTTGCGGCTCTACAAACGGGAAAAACCGTAACAGTTCCTCATCATAAATCGACGCACGTAGTTTTATCCGGTAAAGCTAGCAAGGTGTCACTAGGAGATCCTGATGTTCTAGATATTGTGATGCTTAAGTCCAACGAGCTGTTCTTGATTGGTAATAAATTAGGTGCGACCAATCTAATGGCATGGGATTCAAGAGGTCAGTTGATTGAATCAATCAACATTGAAGTGACTCATGATCTTAATAGTTTAAAGGCGAAGTTATATGAGTTCCTTCCTGACGAAACTATCGAAGTCCACAGCGCACAGAACCGTTTATTATTGAGCGGCCAGGTGAGCAATCAACAACAAATGAATGTGGCGATGCGCATCGCAGAGACATATTCATCTGGGAAAACCGTTGACAAGTCAAATGCAAGTGGTAGTGAGCAAGCTACAGAGACAGGTGTTATTAATTTGATGTCAATTGGCGGTGCTCAACAAGTCATGTTAGAGGTGACGGTTGCCGAGGTTCAACGAAGCTTAGTCAGAAAGTTTGACGCTAATTTTCATTTCTTCCAAACCAGTGGGTCGAATTTTTCTTGGGGAGCGTCTTCAGTACCAGCGGGAGTGTTAGGAGCAACGCCAATTTTTGAGATCCCAACTTCTACAGATTACGGCATTTTAGGATCATTTATTGACAGTAATACTCTATTTACCTTCGCTTTGGATGTAGCTAAGCAAAACGGTGTCGCAAAAGTGCTGGCTGAACCCAACTTAACTGCGTTAAGTGGTTCGAAGGCAGAGTTTTTAGCTGGTGGTGAATTCCCAATTCCAGTCCCTGATGAAGATGGCATTACGATTGAATATAAAGAATATGGTGTGGGGTTGAAGTTTATCCCAACGGTTCTTAGTGATAAAAAGATCAATCTAAATTTGGCCGTAGACGTCAGTGAAATTGCCAACAGCAGCTCGCTAACGATAGACCCAGGAACCACAAATGCGACCTATTTTATCCCTCCAATTACTAGACGTAGTGCATCGTCAACGCTTGAATTAGCCGACGGACAAACGATAGGTATTGCTGGTTTACTCAGTGAGAATGTCAGGGATATCAGTAACAAAATGCCGGGTATTGGTGACGTTCCTATCTTAGGCCAGCTCTTTAATAGTCAAGAGTATGTGTCTGGAGAAACTGAGCTTGTCATTCTTGTTACCCCTCGACTCGCTAAGCCTATCGACCGAAGTAAAGTGACCTTGCCAACCGACGCTTTTGTTGATCCGAATGACTTAGAATATTACTTGCTAGGGCGAAGCGCTTATATAGCTGAACCGTCTGAATCGGGTTCAGAACAATCTCAAGCTTCACAGGATATACCACCGACAGATGGTGGTAGCGAAGGCTCATTTGGGCATGACTTATAA